The Noviherbaspirillum cavernae region ACCGCCAGCCGGAAGTCCGCCTTGACCCGCAGCCAGGCGCGCGCGAGGATCGTGCCGCGCGATTCGAAGCGGTGATATACCGAGCCGGTGGGCGCGCCCGCCTTGCCGGCGATGGCCGAGATCGAGACGGCCGCGATGCCGCATTGCGCGCCGACCTCGATCGCGGCGTCGATGAAGCTGTCTTCGTTGAATTTTGCGAGCCTGACCATTCAATTAGAATATAGATTCCATTTATCTGTGTCAACGAGTTGTGGCAGATCAATGTCATCAATGCACGATGGCGCTGCTCGCCTGCAACCGGATCGGCCTCGCTTGGGCCGAATAACGTTCTGCTGTTTCCCTTGACCATGTTGGACCTTGGTCCCATGGCATTCGTGATGGCTGCGGCTTATAGTGATCATGCTTCCCGCTGCGTTCCGGTGTGTTCCTGCAAGAACATGTTTATCGAGGCATTTCATGAAAAAAATATTGATCGTGCTCGCGGTGACGCTAGTGAACAGTTGCGCTTCCGGCCCTGGCCCGGTAGACCCAAAAACCGGCATGACGAAGGCACAACGCAACATGTGCGAGGCGACGCGCAGTTTCTCGCCGTACCGGCCGGGTGAATGCGGCGGAACCGATTGAGACGGCATCGGCGCGTGGCGTTCCTTCACATCGTCGCCGCGTTTTGCGGAGCGAAACCATGCCAGCCAATATTCCACTTGCCCGCAACGTTTTCGGCGAACCCATCGTTCCGTGTTCGTTCGATCCGCTGACGGGTTTTTTCCGCGATGGATGCTGCAAGACCAATGCCGATGACACCGGCACGCATGTGGTGTGTGCGATCGTGACACGTGAGTTTCTCGAATTCAGCATCGAGCGCGGCAACGATCTGAGCACGCCCGTGCCGGAATGGGGATTCCCGGGATTGAAGGAGGGCGATCAATGGTGTCTGTGCGCGCTGCGCTGGGCGGAAGCGGCGGACGCAGGCGTCGCGCCGCCGGTCGTGCTGGAAAGCACCAACCAGAGCGCGCTCGACATCATTCCGCTCGACGTGCTGGAGCAGTTCGATTACCGGCGCAACATGCCTTGATCCGCCTTGCACTTTCGCTGCAGGAATGACGATGAAGAAAATGCCGGGTTGGATGCTTGCACTGCTCCTGATTCTGCTGCTTGGCGCGGCCTTCTCCGCGCTGTACCTGACCTCGCTGTTCGAATCGTGACGCAGGATTTCCATGCGCCGCCGCTCTTGCAAACATGGGAGCGGCGGCGATATCACACGATCATTTCCGCGTGTGAGCATCGACCCATGCCGCGTACGCGATCATGTACTTGTTGAGGAATTCGAGCGTGCTGTCGTTGCTCATCTTGCCCTCCGCATTGAACATCGCCGCAGCGGTCGAACTGGTCGGCCGCCATGCCGATGTCCTTCAGCGCGACCGGCGCGCGACATGCGGCCGTGGCGCAGCGTCGCCGGCAGCTGGAGAAAGACGATCATGATATGGAGCTCGCCACCATTTCCGACATGTCGTCGATTGGCTGGTTTGCCAGGTTGCGCAGCGCCACGTCGGCGCACATCAGCGCCATCACGATGGTGATGATCACCGAGCCCGACGAATGGCCGTAGGCTTCGTTCGTGTTCAGGCATGCAATGCATGCCAACCAGTCGCCGCAACAGCCAACACGGTAGGTTGGGCTGCAAAGCCCAACATCCAGTGACATCAATCCGGCAGATATCGAAGATCGACTATCGCGGACACGTCAGTATTTCACTTTCAATTCGATGGATTCGAAAAACTTCTTTTCCTATCACATCCGGGAGCGCGACGGAGGGTACGAATTGTCCGGCTATCTCACTATTTGGGAACGTTGGGCTTTGCAGCCCAACCTACCTTGCTTAGCCAACGATTTCAGTCATGACAGTTCCTCGTTTTCAATTCTTGGATGTTGTTCGGTTGTCGTTCATTGCTGCGCGGGATCGGGGTAGATCTGTTGGATTCTTTGTCCGTCAAATCTCCTTTCACCGCTGGGCACCGGTTTGTACATGTCTTGCGGCTTTCCTTTTGTCCAAGGCTTCCCATCCCAAGGCCATATCACAAAGACATAGAGCTGCCGGTCATTGCAGACAAAATGGATATGCAGGTTCTCCAGGTTCTCGGGGAGCCGGTTGCGCAGATCAACCCGGTCTTCCAGGATTTCGCCGGTATCCTTGATCCGCCACTTGACGTAAAGAAATTCACCGCGTGGCAGGAAACCATTCAGGTTGCCACCTTTAAACGCTTGTCCCAGCCTGATCCGCTCACGCTCTGGCGCAAAAAAGACTTTCTCCAATTCGCCATATTGGTAATCAAGCACCTCGATATCAGGACTATCTTGGGAAGCATTGAACTCGATTGAATAATGTAGAGCCACCTTATTTCCTCCTGTAGCACAAGCTGCCAAACACAAAATGCCTATGGCAAGAATTGCCTGTCGAATTTCAATTAAAACAATTAAAAGGGTCAGCTTCGATTTACGTTTGCACTCACCACTCATTGCCTCTCCTCTTCAGCACGGTAGGTTGGGCTGCAAAGCCCAACATTAAATGACATCAATCCGGTAGGTATCGAAAATCGATCATCGTGGAGCCCGATGGTATTTCACTTTCAATTCGCCTGCTCCTAAAGGAGTTCTTGCCAATCGCATACAAGCAATGCGACGGACGGTACGAATGGTCTCGCTGTTTCGATATTTGAGAATGTTGGGCTTTGCAGCCCAACCTGCGTTACTGCAGACGCAAGGGCATGCCGATGGCATGCCCTCCACACCGTCAATCGAACCGATTGACCCAGATGTTGTCCCGCGTTCCGTCATTCTGCTGCCACACCGCCAATGCATTGCCGCTGGCGTCGATGGCAATCTGCGTCAGGCCGGCGTGCTCGTCCTTGCGCGACTGGATCGGGCGAGCCGTCCTCCATCCCGTTGCCGTTGCGTAGCGGCTGCCCCAGATGTTGTTTCGCGTGCCGTCGTCCTGGGTCCACACCGCCAGTGCGTTGCCTGCGGCATCGAAGGCGATTTGCGGATTGCTGGCGTCGCCGCCGTTTTCGGTCTCGAGCAATTGCGCGGTACCCCATCCCTTCCCTGTCGTGTAGCGGTTGGCCCAAACGTTAACGCGTGTGCCATCGGATTGGGTCCACACTGCCAACGCGTTGCCGCCGGCATCGATGGCGATTTGCGGATCGAATGCGTGATCGGCATTGTCGGTTTCCACCAATTGCGGCGTGCCCCAGCCGCTGCCTGCCGTGTAACGGTTACTCCAGATGCTGTATCGCGTACCGTCGGATTGCGTCCACACCGCCAGGGCGTTGCCTGAGGCATCGAATGCGATTTGCGGAAGGCGTGCGTCGCCCGCATTGCCGGTTTCAATCAATTGCGCCGTGCCCCATCCGGCCCCGACGGTGTATCGATTGGCGCGGATATCAATTTGCGCGCCGTCGGATTGCTGCCACACTGCCAGCGCATTGCCGCTGCCATCGATGGCAATGCGGGGGAACAGGGCATCACCTGCATTGTCTGTCTCGATCAATTGCGCCGCGCCCCATCCGGTTCCCACCGTGTAGCGGTTGGCCCAGACGTTGAAGCGGGTGCCGTCGGACTGGGTCCACACCACCAGGGCATTGCCTGCGGCATCGAAGGCAATCCGGGGATCGTACGCATCGCTTGCGTTGTCGCTTTCGATCAGTTGTGCGCTACCCCATCCCGAGCCTGCCGAATAGCGGTTGGCCCAGATGCTGAAGCGGGTGCCGTCGGTCTGGCACCACACGGCAATCGCATTGCCGCCCGCATCGATGGCAATGTGGGGAACAAAGGCACCGCTGGCGTTGCCTGTTTCGATCGCCTGCGCGCTACCCCAGCCGCTGCCT contains the following coding sequences:
- a CDS encoding DUF2237 family protein, giving the protein MPANIPLARNVFGEPIVPCSFDPLTGFFRDGCCKTNADDTGTHVVCAIVTREFLEFSIERGNDLSTPVPEWGFPGLKEGDQWCLCALRWAEAADAGVAPPVVLESTNQSALDIIPLDVLEQFDYRRNMP
- a CDS encoding Ig-like domain-containing protein, with translation MTTFHPVSATLRHATFIGLAASILLAGCGGSGSSNTDIAPTVKTMSVSASTPADGATDVARDVAPQLLFSAGLGGATATAANVSLRGANLDVPATLAVAGTQITLTPARQLLPLTRYTLQVNTALSGTGGEKLAGTRSLTFTTRDGAWKTAQLTETDDADTARDPQIAVDAGGNALAVWSQSDGTRFNILANRYTAGSGWGSAQAIETGNASGAFVPHIAIDAGGNAIAVWCQTDGTRFSIWANRYSAGSGWGSAQLIESDNASDAYDPRIAFDAAGNALVVWTQSDGTRFNVWANRYTVGTGWGAAQLIETDNAGDALFPRIAIDGSGNALAVWQQSDGAQIDIRANRYTVGAGWGTAQLIETGNAGDARLPQIAFDASGNALAVWTQSDGTRYSIWSNRYTAGSGWGTPQLVETDNADHAFDPQIAIDAGGNALAVWTQSDGTRVNVWANRYTTGKGWGTAQLLETENGGDASNPQIAFDAAGNALAVWTQDDGTRNNIWGSRYATATGWRTARPIQSRKDEHAGLTQIAIDASGNALAVWQQNDGTRDNIWVNRFD